From Coffea arabica cultivar ET-39 chromosome 2e, Coffea Arabica ET-39 HiFi, whole genome shotgun sequence, the proteins below share one genomic window:
- the LOC113730677 gene encoding uncharacterized protein, whose product MAKDFNVPPVVFPSGGNPGTGIGPGPQQRRPSAPFQPPRSANPNIPFMSFDVSSAPSSTAFSTPQFAPTTIGGGGMGFEDEAPLLEELGINTKQIYQKTISILNPFRVRADLHDDADLSGPFLFLMAFGLFQLLAGKLHFGIILGWVTVAALFLYVVFNMLAGRNGNLDLYRCLSLIGYCMLPIVISSAISLFVPQGGMLIMVISGFFVIWSTRVCTRLLVELASYGDEHRGLIAYACFLIYALFSLLVMF is encoded by the coding sequence ATGGCGAAGGACTTCAACGTGCCACCGGTAGTATTTCCCTCCGGGGGAAACCCCGGTACTGGGATAGGCCCCGGCCCCCAGCAACGTCGTCCATCGGCTCCGTTTCAGCCTCCGAGATCTGCAAACCCTAACATCCCTTTCATGTCTTTCGACGTGTCCTCTGCCCCGTCTTCCACTGCCTTCTCTACCCCTCAATTCGCTCCCACCACCATCGGAGGCGGTGGAATGGGATTCGAAGACGAGGCACCTCTCCTTGAAGAACTCGGCATCAACACTaaacaaatttatcaaaaaaccATCTCAATCCTCAATCCTTTCCGGGTAAGAGCCGATCTCCACGACGACGCGGATCTCTCCGGTCCGTTTTTGTTCCTTATGGCGTTCGGGCTATTTCAGTTGCTAGCTGGAAAGCTCCACTTCGGGATCATATTGGGGTGGGTTACAGTGGCGGCTTTGTTTCTTTACGTGGTGTTCAATATGCTCGCTGGGCGAAACGGGAATCTGGATTTGTACAGGTGTCTTAGCCTGATTGGATATTGTATGTTGCCGATTGTGATTTCATCGGCAATTTCACTGTTTGTGCCCCAGGGCGGGATGTTGATTATGGTAATATCTGGGTTTTTTGTTATATGGTCGACCAGGGTTTGCACTAGGTTGCTGGTGGAGCTGGCTTCTTACGGGGACGAGCATCGGGGATTGATTGCGTACGCTTGTTTCTTGATTTACGCTCTATTTTCTCTGCTGGTGATGTTTTGA